The Vigna unguiculata cultivar IT97K-499-35 chromosome 11, ASM411807v1, whole genome shotgun sequence genomic sequence CTACTTTGATTTGTCATTGAAGAGATTAACGCAcgataggaaaaaaaatatatcaattgtAGCATTGCTAGAGTGAATTCAAACCGAGAGGTTAAAAATAATGGTAAAGCAATAACATACACGGTTCTTACCTTGGGAGAAATCTCGAAAAATACTCTACGAAAACCTTCTGCGCATTCCAATCCACTGGTCCAAGAACGCATGCGTTACCATCACTGTCGCCCAGAATCTGTTATGCATCCTGAAGCCCCCAGAAAGTACCCCttctttaaaaataactttCCGCATTCTCATAGAAAGGTAACTTTTTCACTTCCTTAATGATGTGGAAATAAAGATCGTACAGAAAGGTCACTTTCTATAATTTCCTAACAAATATGGAAATAAATATTCTCACTTTTTATGGAACaaatttcttctctcttttttatcttatctaTCCAATACATACATAAATGATACAATAATGAGAAGCTTATACTAGTGTTTTGCAATCTCCTCATCATTCTAATCTATTGGTTGGTAACGCTGCAAATCACTGTCATGTGATGCTGTGTTTGGGAAGTGCACTTGTTTAAAGTATATACAAGAGTCGGAGAAAACATATGGCTTCAAATTTATGAACCATTACTTGTTTTAACCTCAAAATACACGAGACATCATTCTGTACCaacattcttttaaattatCAGGTATAAGCAACACACCTAACATGTTAAGATCTAATGCGCTTgggaatttatttatttctctgaGAAAATGTAGTGAAAAGGGGATCAAAACAAGTTGGTTTGAATTTGTCAAAAATGAATGACACTCTAAATCGTGAATGTACTTCCATTGTACACAAAAAATTGTAAACCGTCATTAGTTATCATTCTCTAAAGCATGAATACAATCATCAGTTTCCCACCCTCCCCAAACATGAACTGCAACAACTTTCCCATAAACTATAAAGTTAAAACTTAAAACTAGTTCAAGTGGTCAGCAAATTATACTCCAACCTAAACAACACACGAGGTACTACCATGTAACATTATTAACCATGCTCCAGGTTTCAGTCGGTAATATCAAAACAAAGTTTAGCCTCATCCCAAGGTCCATTGATCTCAAACTTGTACTCCTGAATCCTTATAAGCCAATAAGGACAGACCACGTTGACAAAAACCAACAGACTAAGCAGCACCACAAAAAGGAGGCGATGCAGCATGTACACAAAACTTAAGGTCATGGCCATCAAACTGATAGAAAAGCATAGGTGCATGCGGAaggaatattttttaatacagtAAGTAACAAGTGGAGCAAAAAGGAAAACCTGCAGTGAGAATAGCATGATAGCGAACACATGTAGTCTTGATGGAAGACGAGAAGCAATAAAAACAGAGGCCACTACAGAAGCATTTACTGAGATACAACTTGTCAATGCAGGATTCTTCAGAACCCCAGGTGCTTTGACCGTGGATTCTGAATAGTCATGCAGAAAAAGGTGAAGTACTAGAAGTGATGCAGCCACTGCCCAAATGGAATCCGAACTAATGGACCTTGTAAGAGTTTGATAGATGGGAGCCAAAACATATAACACAGTTATGAAAAAGGAGATATTAAGGACATAATGGAGAAGGAGGCTAAGGGAAAGCATTTCTTGAGTGAAAAGGAGAATTAAAAACCCTGAAAAAAGAAGACTTACATCAATAAACAGGAGAGAATTTTCATCAATAGTTGATGTAAGTGTACAAATCCAGACCAAGACAACAAGAGCAACAATGCATAAATATTCAGAAATGGATACCGAGTCCAGCATCACCTTTAGCATGTCCCTTTTTACAACACTGGCATTCATGACCATTCCTTCAAGGAAAGATTCATCTGTATGATTGTCATCATAACCAGGTTGCATACCACCATATGCTACTTTTCTCCATTTGGGACGAGGCGATGAAGAATTATTAGCCAAGCTATAATCCATTGCAATAAGTTCTTTAATTTCAGATGGGCCTGCGGTGCCAAAACTATTATATGGAAAAACCTAAACGTCCTTTACTACATAAATCTTGCTCCACATACGTGTGCCATCTTTGTCTTATGCAATTACAGGGTAGAGAATGTCATATTTCAGTTCCCCTCTCTTGtctttcaatgaaaatcatctCCATAATCTGAAGAATAAAAGCTGATGAAATTACATGCAAAGAAGAAATAGACAACACACGACACATATGAATGTCATCTAGATATTCTCAATAACAGATGATGAAATTGCATACATATGAGGGGGAAAAGGTAACTCTGCATAATAGACAACATCCAagattaattaatgttattatcaCTTGTCAAGACCAAGAGATTGAAACTTTTAACAGTATTATGTAAAGATTATCATCATGTCATTTGGTAACAGTCTCTGACACTAAAGTTATCACCAACCACATCATTCAGTTTAGTAGGTGAGGAAATTTAAAGCAGTATAGACTTTAAATAGCTTGGATTCTAGTGGAACCTCATCAGGAATGTCGTGTTCTGCATTTAGCATTTCTAAGGAAAAAATCTTGAACAAACCTAATGACAAACAAGGATTGTgcattatttttcttgaaaaccaAGCAGAATTGTAATGAACTGGAAATGCGGCTGAGTAATTTTGAACTGAGGTGCTTAAATCATGTAAGAAACAAAATGAACGTTTGGTGTAATAAATTTAGTGTGGTTAGGTTCCCTTTTTGATGGGGTTTAAACGGAAGTTTACGCTTCCCAAAACACAGAACAGAACAGAGAAGTAATATGATGAACAAAAAACTGGTATAACAGAGATGAACAAAAAACTATGACAAAATTGTAGATCTGAACCCCAATTTAACAGACGACAGAAAAGAAAACGCTGAGAAATAAATAAGGAAGATTGGTTAGGTTAAGATCCTCACGATCAGAATGGTTAtttcaaatgaataaaaagaaagaaacagagAGATAGAAAATACCACGACTGTGAAAAGAACGTAGATTGAAACTCTTCAAACGCCGTTACGAGTTGAAGAAGCAAAGAGAAtttggaagaagatgaagagggAAAAAGGGTTTTTATGTTCAGTTGGGAGGGTAGTTTTATACGTTACGTTAACACTAACATTAACAAATCGATCGTGCCTCTTGTTAAACACATTTCATTGTggatattttatacattttttttttatttcacagtAAATTATTCCTAATTATTATAAACGTTTAAAAATAGtaacttcaatttaaaataaaaataaattaatttaaatatacaagagattaaaaaaagttaaaatatttccataaatatttctaagaaaattacaaattaatatatatatatatatatatatttctgtCATGCATGagataaatattgatttttataaattaaaaaatattatatatatatatatatatatatatatatatatttctgtCATGCATGAGacaaatattgatttttataatatatatatatatatatatatatatatatatatatatatatatatatatatatatatatatataaaatagctcaataaatatacatatttcaGAAAGTGCTCTTTTGTTTAGTATATAGTTTTTCACAACAAGGGAGGTTTAAATGTtggaaatataatttttcacaCAAGTTACAGTGTCCCTCAAAAAACAGATTATAGgttttatttatgtaaatagAACATTTTATTGTGATAGTTCACAATTCAATTTTCCTAAGCAACCCaattttgaatatgtttttggaCTTGCAtgttataattcatttttttatcgaAGACATCAAGAACAGGTTTGAAATTTAGTTTTAGGAGAATCGAAGACATCAAAAACCTACACTGAACTATTTGGGGAAAAAATGCGACAGTGTGTAATCTGtttgaaaacattgttgaaAATAAATGGAGATCCAAAAACCTGAAATCAAAAAGACAAGCAGGACTTAATTCAAGGGATCCATAATCAACTTTCAATTAGAAGATTTGATGGCTTATATAGCTAAGAACATATCCTTATTAATAATACCTTATTAATAATACCTAGTTCTATCATGCTGCACATAGTACTGAATCAATTGTTCATCAATTAATGTCAGACTGCAATAGATTGCAATAGAATCTTTGGATTTAACCGCAGCCTGCTTAACTGCTTAACCATATGAAAGCATCGTAAAGTGGAGCATTGCATTCTGCTGCTGCTGCTAAACATTTGAAATATGACCTAACAAACAGTGACTACGTATTGGTTAGAAACCAATCAAGCTTTGATGGACTCAACACGTGGCCTCCATAATCCCAACCTGTACTTGTGTGTGTATTTCAATATTAACTTCCTCTGCAAAGCAAAAACTAGTTGTTAGGAAGAGTTTGCAAGTTAACCGAACAATTTGTATGTCTTATGGACAATTCAATTGATTGTATCTTAAAATCCATGTAAGTACAAAAAGCACAATCCTAACAGAAGGTGAAGGTCATTTCAGTCCCAATCAACAAGTTATACGATTGAAAATCTGAGCTGAATTGTCTCACAATAACTGACTACCATGACAAGTAGTCGTTTTACTTCCAATATTAGAGTCAATAACAGTCCTATGATTTGTCCAAATTTATATTGGATACGCGAATGTAAGACATAGAATGCAGATTATAGTGGCATCTGAGATAACCCATTTAGGAATCtggtaaaaatgttaatttaggATCATAAAGCCTTTTAATTGATGGAAATCACAGGCCTTAAGATATCTAAAATCCAATAATATGGCCATGTACCTAACACAGGTAGTGTACCAGGATGAAGATGACAACAGTACATCAAACACCTTAGTAAACACAGAAAGATGCAGAAAATCTAATCACTTAACAATGTGTACATGTGACCCTTTTCTACTAGCATGTCAGAGCCAGTTCAATGGCTTAATAACAGAGCAGAAGGGAAATTCATAGACAAGGTAGCAGGCATTAAGAGGAGAATAAATTTTGTCAAGGACGAAAATCAGCAGGTTCAAAAGTCATACAGATTTTTCAGATCTGTAATTTATGTCAAATACCAGTTCCTTTAAAAGCATAAACTGTTGAATGACGGCTCAGAAATGGCTTTGTTAATGTCTAACAAATTATCACGTAGAACAAGGTGCACTATGAGCCCGAGAGAGATTCTAAAAAGCCCTTTCATAATCCTACAATCAAGGCCCTCGATTTGATAAATTTCACTAAACCATGGCCATCCATCCTCATTTTAAAGGACCATTTAATAAAAGGGAGAGAACTGAATGGAAAATGAGATCTACTGATTGGAGGGGAGGAATGCTCAGCTCCTCATTTTCCTTTCCCTCAATTCCCCTCCAACCAAACAAAATGTAAAGTTACAATGCCAGTCATAAAATTCAACGATTTAAACACAAAATTGCTTACAGAGTTAAGGAAGAAACCAGGACCCAATTCAACATAGATTGAACAAATAAAGCAAACAAGTCAATCCCGTGGCTTCATCAGGAGTTACTATACACAAATCAAACTGATCATACAGCACCTAAAAATCTTAAACCTGAGGTATTTAATTCCGTTCCTAGTTAGTTGTCTTGCTTGACTGATTGTAACCCAAGTACGCATGTAAATAGCGGATGTAATCAATTAGTTCTTCAGTTAAATGCATTTATCTTTGTGTGCGTAGCTCAGCCTGTATTACTTATAATTCTAATCTCAATTGTCAGCATCCGCCAATCTTCCTTCATTGTTATTTATTACCATTTTCACATAACGCGCACAAGGACTAACATTTTTTCACATATGCACCTGCAACAGTGGCTAATCTTATTCTTCCTCTGCAGGTCACCatccaaattttacttttggaGAATTGCCAATTTCTTTGTGACCAATAGGGAAGCGATAATAACCCAAATTTTACATAGagtaaactgaaaaaaaaaatcactccATATACGAATTTCCCAAGAGTAAAGACTTTATTTCACACATTAAGCTAAAGAAGCAAAAGAAGAAATGGAGTCAAAGTATTAGGAATAAGGAATACACACATGTTTGCAAGGAATACCGAGCTTCTTGAGCTTGAGGGTGCGAGTGACAAGAAGGTTCTGGAAATCTCCGATTTCGGATTCGAGCTTAGGAACGTGGGACTCAACCCCTTTCCCAATTCCATTTAGAAACTCGGGTATTCCAACCTTCACTGCATTTGGCGCAAACAAAAAACATTGATAAATCGCTCACACATTAGggtgtgtttgtttgtttgttggtTAGAGATCAGTGCAGCAAACACAAGGATAGAGAAAGAGATTACCAACATAGGGTGATGATTTGGAGAAGAATCTAGAAGAAGAACAAGGAGTGGTGATGATTCTCTGCAACTGCAACCATGCTATTCCCATTTTTCTCTTCAACGTTTTCTCAAATACCTCCCAGGCTTCCCCAGACACTTCAGGTTCATACAGGGTTTCGATTTTGGAGTTTCGGACTACGCCAAACGACGCCGTTTAGCTTTCTTTCCGAGACACGTACGTTTCTCTTCATTTAACGTTTTGCATGTGGTTATATTTAGAGTTCAAACACTCTACTATGCTGAATGTTCAAAAAACATTgattttagtataataaaaaaatttaatatattttaaaatatcaaaatcattttctacttttgtattttgaaaacttagcacaagaataataaaaaaaatcaagagaaaatctaaattcatatatctaacctaaaaattaaaaaaccaggAATAAAAAGATAAGTATCGAatcgaatttgaattttttgctgaattttttgtgttgtttctcTACTGTACTTTCATAATACACTGGTTATCACTatttttgacgttttaaaatatattaaagaaatatttaaaatatcaacacaatATATTTGAATGCTAaacaaataacaacaaaaaaaacagtaaaaaattTGGATTCGTACCGAAGAAAACTagtgaaaattttcaaacaatgTAGCAGCACTTAATTCAATGTAGCAGCACTTAATTCAAGGGATCCCTAATCAACTTTCAATTAGAACAGTTGCTAGCTTATTGATAACAACACATCCTTAATAAATGGTGCATGACGCTGGAGCAAGAAAAATCCCATCTCCTTAATAAATGCTAACATGTTCCTCACTGAACAATACATTGTTTTGTTGAATCTTGTGTCCTGGTCACAAACTTTAACTTAAATACAACTCCtaatacattttgaattttgttttctagTCAAAACTTGAGTTTTATCTCAATAATCAGATTGAAGAACAACTTCAAAATTACTTAGAAGAATTTGGTTGTTTTGACAAACAAAATCTCCAGTTACATATATTACATGAAACAAAATCTTCAGAATGCTGACCTTATTTCTCATAGCATATAGTACACATTACATGAAAGATCTCAAACTACAAAtcttaaaacatgaaaaaaaaaaactgattgaTTCATTCTGCACCTTGTCTGTTATCTTAGGATGTGTGCAATTTTATGTCAGAACTAAAAGGCCTAATACATTGAAGTGACGAGTTAGTGAATTTTCTCAACATCAGAAGAAATTTGGCAACGCAAAGGGAAAACTGCTTTGCCATTTTGTCTCATCAACAATGAGGAGTTGTTGCCAATGTCTCTGAGAGGTGATCTTTTTGGGGCTAAGAATCCACCATTACCACcatgtgtttttctttctccACTCCTTAGAACATCACTGTGCTTGCTATTTTCTGTAAAGTTACCATTTTTCTTTGAGGAACAAACCACTATTCGCTTCTCCAACTCATTCTGTGTGTCCACTGGAATGGGCAAACACTTGGTCCCCTTCACCACATTCTGTTCCTTCTTCAATCTCTCAAGATCATCACGCACCATGGAGAGTTCTGCTTCAAGTTCCTTCGTTTTACTTTCAGATGAATCAGCTTTTTCTTTCCATTCCTGCACCTGCCACAGAAAACATAGGTGCCAAGATTCAGAGACCAAATgcatgaaaatgaaaacttgGATCATCTGATAAACATTGATCATGTAAAGTTCAAAAATTTATAGTTGTCGAATGTGACAAAACAATTGGGTATCAGTGAACTTGTATCTTACAGCATTTTGAAGGGATTGGATATCAAAATCAGATTGCTTGGCTCGATCTTCCCAAAAATCTCGAGAAGCCTGCAATTCCTCCATCTCTTCCCTCACCTGACCAAGCATCTCTTGCATTTGTGACCATTGCTCAGTTTCTGCTCTAACTTGCTCTACAATTCTCCGTACAACAGTTTTGCAGTGCCCTGAGCATGGATTCCCTTCACAAGATAGTTTTTCCTGAATGGTTTGTCAGTTCAAAGTTTGTTAAGAATCCATTTTCTTGATTCAGATACTAAACAAAACTGTGTGTTTTACATCAGCAAGATCATGTTAGACATCATTATGAATGTTAATAATAGCCTGATATGAACTAGGAATGAGCAAAGAAATCATGAATATACCCTCTGAAGTACTCTCATGGAAGATGAATCTTGAAGTTCAATTCTCTTGGAAGTTGAAGCAGAACTAGCAAGAGAACAAGTAGCACTGGACAGCAGTGAGTTATACTCTTCCTCCATTCTCTGTAATAATATTCCCTTTGACAATCCCTCCATTTTTCTCCTCAGAATCTCCACctgaaattttaatacaatccgTTCAGAAGAAAACACCAAGTCACAAGAAAAGACAACATGGCAAACAAAGTGCCTTAATGAACCTTTGTTGAACTTAGATAAGTTCACTGGAGATTTAAATTTCACTCTAGAAACAACAATAAAAAGCACTATGATTTCCTTTATCCTGATAATCAAACACAAATGAGTTCTTCCAAAGTTAATTTCACTAAAATCTGTATAACTGGAGCATAAGAAATCAGAAGAAACACCAAAGTTACTGTCATACTTACATTAAGTTTTCCACTTGCAACAATGCTATCATCAATTCCGCTACACCTTTTAATTGACAGGCTTATGTTTTCCATCTCTTGAAACTCCCTCAAATATATCTCATCTGAGGATCCTCCAATCTTCTCTAATCGACTCTGCAGAACACAAACTTGCTtgtcaaaatttttgtttttcttggcTCCTAAATCCTTCACTTTCGACCTCTTCTGCAATCTCTGAAGTTTCTCAGTCAACTCACGAATCTCCTCATCCAAAACCATATCAACATTCTTTCCTTCACAAATCCTGATCCTTCCCTGCACCCCAGTTTGCAAGTTAacacaaatgaaacaaaacacTGAAAACCAGCCACCCAATTAGCCCCCCACATTCACAATGcatcaaaattgacaaaaaaatacaTTCTTTGTTCATAAAGCCAAGGAAGAAGACGTTTCTACAAAGCAAGTTGCAAAAATTTGGAACACAATCACAAACTcgaaaaaaagagttaaatttagaaacacaAGAGAGTAGAGAGACGAACAGAAACAAGTGTGTGAAGAGCAGATCTTAGAGTTGTCTCCATCTTAACACGAGTCCTCTGCAACTTCTTAACCGCAATCTCCTTCTCCATCCTCAACAAGTTACATTCAGCCCTTAACATTTCCGCTTGAAACTTCCACTTCTCTTCCTCCAAGGCCCACCCTTTGGGGCTCCCCACTCTCTCCCTCCTCCTCTCACTCTCACTGCCAACGTTGTTATCCAACAGCACAGTGGGAGGACGTGCACGTCTTTCTCGATCAATCAGAGTCCCCAACCTGTTGCTATTGTTGCTTTTAAGGTCCCGCCGGAAAGAGGGTCTCCGGCGAGGAAAGTGCAGGATCCTGGGGGTcggaggaggaggaggatggTGGCGCCACTTGGGTCTTCTGGATGCTGCAGTGGCCATGTTTTCAATTTCATGCAAGGGAAAGAACgagttgaaagaaaaagaacaaagaataTCTGAACGTGAGATAGTCCTATGTATAGTAGAAGTAAGTAATAACAGAGAcacagagagaaagagaaagagaaagagagagagagagagagtgaaagAGGTGGTTGGCGTGCAACCTCGTGAAGTGGAAGAACAGAGATTTGAAATGGAAAAAAgttgtgtgtgtttgttgtgAATGACAAGGTTTTATGGTATGCGTTTTTGTGTTGTTTGGGTGGCTTGTGGTTGGAGCTTCTTCTCTCTTCTATTTATTTCCAACGTTGGACACTGTTACTTGTTTACGGGAATTTGAAAAAGGTCACTTTCAAATTACAAACACAACATGCACTGTCATCGCTTTGCTTGCACCAACACAACACAATACGTTAAAACTAAAACCTTGGCCACTGTTACTTACTACTACTCATCGACTCGGTTTTACCTTACCTTTTATTTCACACTTCGTTTACTACGTTAATCCCACACACAATCCCTAGATTATAGTGAACTACATCATTAACTCGCCTTTTctagttttttaaatatataactattattGACTATTTCGATTTTCATTATTTCAAAACACTTTTTcgtatttttaagtttttagtatttttagaaaatcaaataaatatatattatatatatatattgaaattttcTAACCAGATCGAAAAATTGACAATTTCTAAAATGTGAGTTGTACATATAATAGGTGTGATACCACTTTTAACATTAAACATTAAAGTTTAAtgtttataacttattttttttatgtgtcaattttttcatttttatccgATAAGATATATttagtataattattgatttggtcttttaatttttttaaattgatcaatTTAATACTTTCTATTATACTTCAATTCACGTCGTTTGTATTGTGGTGTACTGTTATTGTGcaacaaattaaacaattaattttaataccATATTGAATAACATGATCGAGGAAATATTAAAAGAGAGACTAAAATGGTGTTAATTACATCTAACAAACAAACCAACCCAACTAAAAGCTTCACTCACGTTTCTATTGTATAGTGACAGATCACCCGTGTACAAATGATGTTAAGTGAAATATAACAgagatactaaattgaaccactttaaaaaataaggatATCAAATTGCATCTTCCAAAAACTCATAGATTAAATTGAACATTCCAAAAATTCGAAAACCAAATTGTACCAACTCAAAATATTTTGAGggaccaaatcaataattatactgacatatttcattaatttgAATACACTTTCAGGAATTTAACTATGATTTTATCTTATCACAAGAGTATATATTTATCTTCAAGTTGTCAAtacatttacttttaaaataagaccttaagatattatattaatgttatatcgtgttttatattttctttttcaacatattatcttttcatttctcttttGTCATTCagtaataatgatattattCGAATCTCAAGGCAATGTTAATACATTATTAGGGAGAAAAAAGTGTAGTGTTATCAACCTAAAAATAATCTAAACATGTGTTTTAATTAACtgttataaaatttaacaatattacTTAAAAGATACGTTATTTTCCTCTTTTTCATAGAGTTTTGGTAATGATCTTCTTCGATATGTAGGAAGAATCTTCATGTTGTGGTTTCATTCTGCTATAAGAGTAAAAACATGaggttaatttaaaaaaaatattaagatggGCACAAGtagaatataatttaaaaactttaaaatgagtTCATTAATCTAATtgagaaaatttgaaattgaaagtTTTTGAAGATTGTaaagacaaaatatataaatggttGATATTGTAACATAGAGAGTTGCAAAACAGAGTGTCCACGAATGAAGTTTGAGTTGAGTGAGATTTTTTTAAACCTAAGTGAATAAgaggacaaaaaaataattataatttaagagGGAGAACAAAATATGGCCCTTCATAAATACACTAAAGTAAGTATAGGTTAGGTACTAAGCATACCActtcttcataattaataaattatttgatgttTGGGATAATGTTTTCAATCTCCTAAGTTCtatcttatttttcaattttataagcTTGAAGGGGTATGAGTTGGTATGCCAACTCGTGtttctaactaaaaaataaaaaataaaaaataaaaactaatattaatttgtttatattatattatttaaatgatatcaatatattatagtatgacataaattgttatttattaattataaattaaattttaattattaattataatagaataaattaaattatttttatttttatttgtttaattaaaaatattaattaacttgttaaaattttaaaaatatatatataatatatatatatatatatatatatatatatatatatatgtgtgtgtgtatgagagagagaaagagaaagaaaggggaataacaaaaatatttatttttgtaaatatgtgcaaataaaatcctcACAATATAAGGTAGTATATGTGAGTATTTATTTGTGTTTatgacatattttaatattcgtttATAAATAGATCGGGTATGGCTAtcatattatttgtatttacgAAAATATGTTacacgtaaaaaaaatataaataatatttattttatatcatattaagttaaacttaattaaaattaaaatttaatttatattttattagattaaatgtaattaaaactaaaaattaatttaatttatatcttttacaatttcattttataaatttatcaaaatatttttttaaataatcattgATATCCATAAATATTTGCATGTTTTCAACAAcctatgaatatattttaaatggatattcagaaaaaaaaaacggataacaaattaatttttttcttgtgagTCATATTACAAATAGACACTATTCCTATTTCATTCTATTTGGTTCTATGTTATccttgtttatatatattataaacttgtTTATATCGCAAAAGtgtaaagataataaaaaatacatttcttAATGAtcgaaaataaaattatatttttgtgtaaTTTAAACATTTGTTTTAGTAGAAGAAGTGAAGTTACAcgatatttttttaactacaaAATTAAACGACATAGATGTAATCGTAAAATCCAtgattgatgaaaaataataataattgagaagCCAAACTGTGATTAAAAGCCAACACAGtccaaaataacaacaaaagatATACGCATTACAACCACTATTAAAATAGCATCCCCACGTAATAAAACCCGTATAACATGTCCCCCACCCATTAAAACTAAGAAtacaaaagttaataaaaagtttaaagcTTCAATATAATTCTAACATCAATCTCagctattatttaaaatttatcaacaatgTTTAATTAAACTGGtcatacttattattttttaaatttaaagattatATTGTATCAAATTTTGAAACCTAGACGAATTACAAATCTA encodes the following:
- the LOC114168519 gene encoding phosphatidylinositol N-acetylglucosaminyltransferase subunit C is translated as MDYSLANNSSSPRPKWRKVAYGGMQPGYDDNHTDESFLEGMVMNASVVKRDMLKVMLDSVSISEYLCIVALVVLVWICTLTSTIDENSLLFIDVSLLFSGFLILLFTQEMLSLSLLLHYVLNISFFITVLYVLAPIYQTLTRSISSDSIWAVAASLLVLHLFLHDYSESTVKAPGVLKNPALTSCISVNASVVASVFIASRLPSRLHVFAIMLFSLQVFLFAPLVTYCIKKYSFRMHLCFSISLMAMTLSFVYMLHRLLFVVLLSLLVFVNVVCPYWLIRIQEYKFEINGPWDEAKLCFDITD
- the LOC114169028 gene encoding uncharacterized protein LOC114169028 codes for the protein MGIAWLQLQRIITTPCSSSRFFSKSSPYVVKVGIPEFLNGIGKGVESHVPKLESEIGDFQNLLVTRTLKLKKLGIPCKHRKLILKYTHKYRLGLWRPRVESIKA
- the LOC114168829 gene encoding uncharacterized protein LOC114168829; this encodes MATAASRRPKWRHHPPPPPTPRILHFPRRRPSFRRDLKSNNSNRLGTLIDRERRARPPTVLLDNNVGSESERRRERVGSPKGWALEEEKWKFQAEMLRAECNLLRMEKEIAVKKLQRTRVKMETTLRSALHTLVSGRIRICEGKNVDMVLDEEIRELTEKLQRLQKRSKVKDLGAKKNKNFDKQVCVLQSRLEKIGGSSDEIYLREFQEMENISLSIKRCSGIDDSIVASGKLNVEILRRKMEGLSKGILLQRMEEEYNSLLSSATCSLASSASTSKRIELQDSSSMRVLQREKLSCEGNPCSGHCKTVVRRIVEQVRAETEQWSQMQEMLGQVREEMEELQASRDFWEDRAKQSDFDIQSLQNAVQEWKEKADSSESKTKELEAELSMVRDDLERLKKEQNVVKGTKCLPIPVDTQNELEKRIVVCSSKKNGNFTENSKHSDVLRSGERKTHGGNGGFLAPKRSPLRDIGNNSSLLMRQNGKAVFPLRCQISSDVEKIH